Proteins found in one Geomonas subterranea genomic segment:
- a CDS encoding DHA2 family efflux MFS transporter permease subunit — MPTPQADAGKWMLTLTVMLGTMLNAIDTSIVNVAVPYMRGNLGASVEEISWVVTGYILSNVIVMPLIAMISTRFGRRRYYLFSVAAFTATSLLCALATTLPMLVAARVLQGIAGGSLAPLSQSIIRERFAPHEQGTAMGIFGLGVVIGPALGPTLGGWLVDRFSWPWIFYVNLPLGLLNVAMVLRYLHDPPYLKRERVSLDLPGVALLVLGLGSLQLMLEEGERNDWFSSRFITGLLFIAFTALALFAWRELTTPSPAVDLTLLGDAQFTSGVLISGMLGMGLFASTFLLPIFLQQLMGYPAFDAGVVMVPRSLAMGLTMPLAGRLYNRVGPRFLVSGGLLLSAASFLLMTRLSLDVGYRELFLVQAVQGMGFGMTFVSVSTATLASVPRPRMMAASGLYNVFRQVFGSIGIAWAANLLVRGQAQHRVRLADGLLPYSERVAHWLEQSAASLGARYGSLAAKVKALHLLDNLVQRQASMLAFNRVYLVFGVMLLAALPLVLLMGQGGRVEKPEGNGMVLE, encoded by the coding sequence GTGCCGACACCGCAGGCAGATGCCGGGAAGTGGATGCTGACCCTCACGGTGATGCTGGGGACCATGCTGAACGCGATCGACACCAGCATCGTGAACGTCGCCGTCCCCTACATGCGGGGCAACCTCGGCGCCTCGGTGGAGGAGATCTCCTGGGTGGTGACCGGATACATCCTTTCCAACGTGATCGTGATGCCGCTCATCGCCATGATCAGTACCCGCTTCGGCAGGAGGCGCTACTACCTCTTTTCCGTGGCGGCCTTCACGGCCACCTCGCTTCTGTGCGCCCTTGCCACGACCCTCCCCATGCTGGTCGCCGCCCGGGTGCTGCAGGGGATCGCGGGGGGGAGCCTGGCGCCGCTCTCGCAGTCGATCATCCGGGAGCGGTTCGCGCCGCACGAGCAGGGAACGGCGATGGGGATCTTCGGTCTCGGGGTGGTGATCGGCCCGGCGCTCGGCCCCACCCTCGGCGGCTGGCTCGTGGACCGCTTCTCCTGGCCCTGGATCTTCTACGTGAACCTCCCCCTGGGGCTGTTGAACGTGGCCATGGTGCTGCGCTACCTTCACGATCCCCCGTACCTGAAAAGGGAGCGGGTGTCGCTGGACCTCCCGGGGGTGGCCCTTTTGGTGCTGGGGCTCGGCTCGCTCCAGCTCATGCTCGAGGAGGGGGAGCGCAACGACTGGTTCTCGTCCCGGTTCATCACCGGGCTTCTGTTCATCGCGTTCACGGCGCTTGCGCTCTTCGCCTGGCGGGAGCTGACCACGCCGAGCCCCGCGGTGGATCTGACGCTCTTGGGCGATGCGCAGTTCACCTCCGGGGTGCTGATCAGCGGGATGCTGGGGATGGGGCTTTTTGCCAGCACCTTCCTGCTCCCGATCTTCCTGCAGCAGCTCATGGGGTACCCGGCCTTCGACGCCGGCGTGGTCATGGTCCCGCGCAGCCTGGCCATGGGGCTCACCATGCCCCTGGCGGGGAGGCTCTACAACCGGGTCGGGCCGAGGTTCCTGGTGAGCGGCGGGCTGCTTCTCTCGGCGGCCTCGTTTCTCCTGATGACCCGTCTCTCGCTGGACGTGGGGTACCGGGAGCTCTTCCTGGTCCAGGCCGTCCAGGGGATGGGCTTCGGCATGACCTTCGTCTCGGTGAGCACGGCGACCCTGGCTTCGGTGCCGCGCCCCCGCATGATGGCGGCCAGCGGCCTCTACAACGTGTTCCGGCAGGTGTTCGGCAGTATCGGCATCGCCTGGGCGGCGAACCTCCTGGTGCGGGGGCAGGCCCAGCACCGGGTGCGGCTGGCGGACGGGCTGCTGCCGTACTCGGAGCGGGTGGCACATTGGCTCGAGCAGAGCGCTGCGTCGCTCGGCGCCCGCTACGGGAGTCTCGCGGCCAAGGTCAAGGCGCTGCACCTGCTCGACAACCTGGTGCAGCGTCAGGCGTCCATGCTCGCCTTCAACCGGGTCTACCTCGTCTTCGGGGTGATGCTGCTCGCGGCGCTCCCCCTGGTCCTTCTCATGGGGCAGGGGGGGCGCGTGGAGAAACCGGAGGGGAACGGGATGGTGCTTGAGTGA
- a CDS encoding ABC transporter permease produces the protein MGASASIKKLRHLLLRWSGVVLFLLAWELAPRLEWVDPYFLPPFSTVVAEIDRLFTGAWLSVHILVSLWRALAGLLIAVAAGIPAGLLLGRVYPRVANAVSPLLKVLSQVNPFSLLPVFVLFFGIGEAAKLAVVAWVSVWPVLFYTMTGSRNVDTVQEKTAASMGIGPWALLVKVILPGALPTIFVGVRIAATVTFYILVAAEMLGASAGLGYLVHNAAMNYQIPRIYAGATFIVVFGFLLNRGLIALGDRLFCWQETEAVAPADGPAPSRPSWRPGRFSACAAAAATVVLLVLGGIEVGKVNREAASLTPGDHSRHFGTPVDSGSGS, from the coding sequence ATGGGCGCCTCGGCATCGATAAAAAAGCTGCGGCATCTGCTGCTGCGCTGGTCCGGCGTCGTGCTGTTCCTGCTCGCCTGGGAGCTCGCCCCGCGCCTGGAGTGGGTCGATCCCTACTTCCTGCCGCCGTTCTCGACGGTGGTGGCCGAGATCGACCGGCTCTTTACCGGCGCCTGGCTCTCGGTGCACATCCTGGTCAGCCTCTGGAGGGCGCTCGCGGGACTCCTTATCGCGGTCGCGGCCGGGATCCCGGCGGGGCTCTTGCTGGGGCGGGTCTATCCCCGGGTCGCGAACGCCGTGAGCCCGCTCCTGAAGGTGCTGAGCCAGGTGAATCCGTTCTCGCTCCTGCCGGTTTTCGTCCTCTTCTTCGGCATCGGGGAGGCGGCCAAGCTTGCCGTGGTGGCCTGGGTCTCGGTCTGGCCGGTCCTCTTCTACACCATGACCGGGAGCCGCAACGTGGACACGGTGCAGGAGAAGACGGCGGCCTCCATGGGGATAGGCCCTTGGGCGCTGCTGGTAAAGGTGATCCTCCCCGGCGCGCTCCCCACCATCTTCGTCGGGGTGCGCATCGCCGCCACGGTGACCTTCTACATCCTGGTTGCGGCGGAGATGCTCGGGGCGAGCGCGGGGCTCGGCTACCTGGTGCACAACGCCGCCATGAACTACCAGATCCCCCGCATCTACGCGGGGGCGACCTTCATCGTCGTCTTCGGTTTCCTGCTGAACCGCGGGCTGATCGCCCTGGGCGACCGTCTCTTCTGCTGGCAGGAAACGGAAGCCGTGGCGCCCGCTGACGGTCCGGCGCCTTCTCGCCCCTCCTGGAGGCCGGGCAGGTTTTCCGCCTGCGCCGCCGCGGCCGCCACTGTGGTGCTGCTGGTGCTGGGGGGGATCGAAGTGGGGAAGGTGAACCGGGAGGCCGCGTCGCTGACACCCGGCGACCACTCCCGCCACTTCGGGACGCCGGTCGACTCGGGAAGCGGGAGTTGA
- a CDS encoding ABC transporter ATP-binding protein, with amino-acid sequence MITARNVSKTFNAGRPNEFRAVSDVTLSIDLGRTTVLKGPSGSGKTTLLGMIGCMSRPSAGRIFLGEREITSLPERFLTSIRRRTFGFIFQQFHLVKGLTVLENVMIPAYPTPERLGSLQKRALDTLAMFNLEGKAGAKIEWLSGGEAQRAAIARALINDPAIIVADEPTAHLDTRLSHEFMGIMRTLKGEGKTIILSSHDPIVYDSDLADRIVEMRDGRIVAAGAPS; translated from the coding sequence GTGATCACAGCACGCAACGTGAGCAAGACCTTCAACGCCGGCCGCCCCAACGAGTTCCGCGCCGTGAGCGACGTCACCCTGTCCATCGACCTTGGGCGTACCACCGTCCTCAAGGGGCCGAGCGGTTCGGGCAAGACCACGCTGCTCGGCATGATCGGCTGCATGTCGCGCCCCAGCGCCGGACGGATCTTCCTCGGGGAGCGGGAGATCACCAGCCTCCCCGAGCGCTTCCTGACCTCCATCCGCCGGCGCACCTTCGGCTTCATCTTCCAGCAGTTCCACCTGGTAAAGGGGCTCACCGTGCTGGAAAACGTGATGATCCCGGCTTATCCCACCCCGGAGCGGCTGGGATCGCTGCAGAAGCGGGCCCTGGATACGCTGGCCATGTTCAACCTGGAGGGGAAGGCGGGCGCCAAGATCGAGTGGCTCTCCGGCGGCGAGGCGCAGCGTGCGGCCATCGCCCGGGCGCTCATCAACGACCCCGCCATAATCGTCGCCGACGAGCCGACCGCGCACCTCGACACCCGGCTCTCCCACGAATTCATGGGGATCATGCGCACCCTGAAAGGAGAGGGAAAGACCATCATCCTCTCCAGCCACGACCCCATCGTCTATGACAGCGACCTGGCGGACCGGATCGTGGAAATGCGCGACGGCCGCATCGTCGCGGCGGGGGCGCCGTCATGA
- a CDS encoding ABC transporter permease — protein sequence MRNLLERQRHILDFTIASLLRRKWKNGSLLAVYTLLVFLLSSILLFSHALKTEANAVLQGTPEIIVQRSLTGRYQPVPLSYAEKIAEIRGIHSVRPRLWGYYYDANFLANYTLLVPREGAPQPGFIDIGSGISRIRDTHPGDVIGFTGHDGKPRSFTIRKVLPAGSELVSADLILISESDYRDFSGLPADQATDLVITVRNPREFSTVAEKVVRLLPDSRPIVRDEILRTYDAVFGWRSGLVIVVFGAVALAFVIFAWDKATGLSAEERREIGILKAVGWETADVLHLKFWEGVVVSLTAFLAGYLLAYAHVFLGGSFLFAPVLKGWSVLYPEFRLVPSLDCGELAAIFFLTVVPYTATTIVPSWRAATIDPDAVMR from the coding sequence ATGAGAAACCTTCTGGAGCGACAGCGACATATCCTGGATTTCACCATCGCGTCGCTATTGCGCCGCAAGTGGAAGAACGGCTCCCTGCTGGCGGTCTACACCCTGCTGGTGTTTCTCCTCTCCTCGATCCTGCTCTTCTCCCATGCGCTGAAAACCGAGGCGAATGCGGTATTGCAGGGGACGCCGGAAATCATCGTGCAGCGCAGCCTGACCGGCCGCTACCAGCCGGTCCCGCTTTCCTACGCGGAGAAAATCGCGGAGATCCGCGGCATCCATTCGGTGCGGCCGAGGCTTTGGGGCTACTACTACGACGCCAACTTCCTGGCCAACTACACGCTGCTGGTCCCCCGCGAGGGCGCGCCGCAGCCGGGCTTCATCGACATCGGCAGCGGCATCTCGCGCATCCGCGACACCCATCCCGGCGACGTCATCGGCTTCACCGGGCATGACGGCAAGCCGCGCAGCTTCACCATCCGCAAGGTCCTTCCCGCCGGCTCCGAGCTGGTCAGCGCGGACCTGATCCTCATCTCGGAGTCCGACTACCGCGACTTCTCCGGCCTCCCGGCGGACCAGGCGACCGACCTGGTTATCACCGTGCGCAACCCCAGGGAGTTCAGCACCGTGGCGGAAAAGGTGGTGCGCCTCCTCCCCGACAGCCGCCCGATCGTGCGCGACGAGATCCTGAGGACCTACGACGCCGTCTTCGGCTGGCGTTCGGGGCTCGTCATCGTCGTCTTCGGCGCCGTGGCGCTCGCCTTCGTCATCTTCGCCTGGGACAAGGCGACCGGGCTGTCGGCGGAGGAACGCAGGGAAATCGGGATACTGAAGGCGGTGGGGTGGGAAACCGCGGACGTCCTGCACCTGAAATTCTGGGAAGGGGTGGTGGTGTCGCTGACGGCGTTTCTGGCCGGCTATCTCCTCGCCTACGCCCACGTGTTCCTGGGGGGCTCTTTCCTGTTCGCGCCGGTCTTGAAGGGGTGGTCGGTGCTCTACCCGGAGTTTCGGCTGGTGCCGTCCCTCGACTGCGGCGAACTGGCCGCGATCTTTTTTCTCACCGTGGTCCCCTACACCGCGACCACCATCGTCCCCTCCTGGCGGGCGGCAACCATCGACCCCGATGCGGTCATGCGCTAG
- a CDS encoding chromate transporter, whose product MNMLIWQIFWLYTRVSLFSWGGGPASLALMQRETTAAIWVPPGSTHPVPWATPLEFSDAVAVGNALPGPIAPQVSAYIGYKLAGVPGAVAAALGTVLPTTLLMLVMVVFFFRIKESLTVQSMLKGVRPVVVGLLLWTAYDMAVSVFGVKQGGWGATLLQWDKLLIVALTFGILTLTGLNPAFVIFGAACFGLVAYQ is encoded by the coding sequence ATGAACATGCTGATCTGGCAGATCTTCTGGCTGTACACCCGCGTCTCGCTCTTTTCCTGGGGGGGAGGGCCCGCCTCACTCGCGCTCATGCAGCGGGAAACGACCGCCGCCATCTGGGTGCCGCCCGGGAGCACCCATCCGGTTCCCTGGGCCACGCCGCTCGAGTTCTCCGACGCGGTGGCGGTCGGGAATGCGCTGCCCGGGCCGATCGCTCCGCAGGTCTCGGCCTACATCGGCTACAAGCTGGCCGGTGTTCCCGGGGCGGTGGCCGCGGCGCTGGGGACGGTCCTTCCCACCACGCTCCTCATGCTGGTGATGGTGGTCTTTTTCTTCAGGATCAAGGAGAGCCTTACCGTTCAGTCCATGCTGAAGGGGGTGCGTCCGGTGGTGGTGGGGCTTCTGCTCTGGACCGCCTACGACATGGCGGTGAGCGTGTTCGGGGTGAAGCAGGGAGGCTGGGGTGCGACGCTATTGCAGTGGGACAAACTGCTCATCGTCGCCCTGACCTTCGGCATCCTCACCCTGACCGGCCTGAATCCCGCTTTCGTCATCTTCGGGGCCGCTTGCTTCGGGCTGGTCGCCTACCAATAG
- a CDS encoding ABC transporter ATP-binding protein, which produces MATAASNAKIEIRGIHRVFPARNRGRGDSPKEFVALKDVSLQVQKGEFLAIVGPSGCGKSTLLDILAGLAKPSSGEIFIDGRKVTGPALDRGIVLQGYALFPWRTVRQNVEFGLEIKKVPKGERRAVSDRFIGLVGLEGFADHFPHELSGGMKQRVAIARALAYDPEVLLMDEPFAAVDAQTRETLQDELLRIWEETGKTIIFVTHSIEEAVFLADRVAVLGTNPGAVKEVVDIDLPRPRHNSDLRSSAEFGWVRHKVWELLQNREAKVEAPRRTLPSVADAISSSVEL; this is translated from the coding sequence ATGGCAACGGCTGCAAGTAACGCAAAGATCGAGATCAGGGGCATCCACCGCGTCTTCCCGGCCCGAAACCGTGGCCGGGGGGACAGCCCCAAGGAGTTCGTGGCGCTCAAGGACGTGAGCCTCCAGGTGCAAAAAGGGGAGTTCCTCGCCATCGTGGGGCCCTCGGGGTGTGGCAAGTCGACACTCCTGGACATCCTGGCCGGGCTCGCCAAGCCGAGCTCGGGGGAGATCTTCATCGACGGCAGGAAGGTGACCGGGCCGGCCCTGGACCGCGGCATCGTGCTGCAGGGATACGCGCTCTTCCCGTGGCGCACGGTGCGCCAGAACGTGGAATTCGGCCTGGAGATAAAGAAGGTTCCCAAGGGCGAGCGCCGCGCCGTCAGCGACCGCTTCATAGGCCTCGTCGGCCTGGAGGGGTTCGCGGACCACTTCCCCCACGAGCTCTCGGGAGGGATGAAGCAGCGGGTGGCCATCGCGCGCGCCCTGGCCTACGACCCCGAAGTGCTCCTGATGGACGAACCCTTCGCGGCGGTGGACGCCCAGACCAGGGAGACCCTACAGGACGAGCTGCTGCGCATCTGGGAGGAGACCGGTAAGACCATCATCTTCGTCACCCACAGCATCGAGGAGGCCGTCTTCCTCGCCGACCGGGTGGCCGTCCTCGGCACCAACCCCGGTGCGGTGAAGGAGGTGGTCGACATCGACCTACCCAGGCCGCGCCACAACAGCGACCTGCGCTCCTCCGCCGAGTTCGGCTGGGTGCGGCACAAGGTCTGGGAGCTATTGCAAAACCGCGAGGCGAAGGTCGAGGCGCCGCGCCGAACGCTTCCCTCCGTAGCCGACGCCATCTCGTCGTCGGTCGAGCTGTAG
- a CDS encoding formylglycine-generating enzyme family protein, with the protein MKVSAGIVAAVVMLALAGTAQAKSKAPEIDLVEVKGGTYQQGDTFDTGGEDEKPVHQVTVSDFYLGKFEVTQGQWKAVMKTNPSHFQGDSLPVENVSWDDAQFFIKRLNKLTGKKYRLPTESEWEYAARSGGGDKYAGTSKGLDKETKENELADYAWYDMNSGGQTHAVGVKKPNALGIHDLSGNVWEWVQDRYAADYYAKSATENPQGPETGQDRVRRGGGWTSSERGVRNTFRYGDFANARNDFVGFRLALSREDLVAGHKAVRK; encoded by the coding sequence ATGAAGGTATCAGCGGGAATCGTGGCAGCGGTGGTGATGCTGGCCCTTGCGGGTACGGCGCAGGCGAAATCGAAGGCGCCGGAGATCGACCTGGTCGAGGTGAAGGGGGGGACCTACCAGCAGGGAGACACCTTCGACACCGGCGGAGAGGACGAGAAACCGGTGCACCAAGTCACGGTAAGTGACTTCTACCTGGGGAAGTTCGAGGTGACCCAGGGGCAGTGGAAGGCGGTCATGAAGACCAATCCCTCCCATTTCCAGGGCGACAGCCTCCCGGTGGAAAACGTCTCCTGGGACGACGCGCAGTTCTTCATCAAGAGGCTGAACAAGCTGACGGGCAAGAAGTACCGCCTCCCCACCGAAAGCGAGTGGGAGTACGCGGCCAGAAGCGGCGGCGGGGACAAGTACGCGGGCACCAGCAAGGGGCTCGACAAGGAGACCAAGGAAAACGAGCTGGCGGACTACGCCTGGTACGACATGAACAGCGGCGGACAGACCCACGCGGTCGGGGTGAAAAAGCCCAACGCCCTGGGCATTCACGACCTGAGCGGCAACGTCTGGGAGTGGGTGCAGGACCGCTACGCCGCAGACTACTATGCGAAGAGCGCGACTGAGAATCCGCAGGGGCCGGAAACCGGCCAGGACCGTGTCCGCCGCGGTGGCGGCTGGACCAGCTCCGAGCGCGGCGTGCGCAACACCTTCCGCTACGGCGACTTCGCCAATGCGCGCAACGATTTCGTCGGCTTCCGGCTCGCCCTCTCCAGGGAGGATCTTGTCGCGGGTCACAAAGCCGTCAGGAAGTAG
- a CDS encoding ABC transporter permease: MNDRTTLMHQALAVILFLSLWEVLPRTGLVNPLFIPPLSGVLQAICDLYASGELLLHARLSLGRALIGFGAAVAIGLPLGLVLGGWFPRIQTATEPLLELFAQANPVILAHIIIFFLGIGEVAKTFIIGWLCLWPIVFSSISGIRSVDVPVLKAARSLGLGRRQLFLKVVLPSAAPAICTGLRLASGYAFIMLVASEMMGGSNGIGWLIVQSQENYHVTRIFAGATVLTALAVAADLSLKLAEKRFVVWDVALSEDYLKLAPVRGEEP; this comes from the coding sequence ATGAACGATAGAACGACCCTTATGCACCAGGCGCTGGCCGTCATCCTGTTCCTCTCCCTCTGGGAGGTGCTCCCGCGAACCGGCCTGGTGAACCCGCTCTTCATCCCGCCGCTCTCCGGGGTGCTGCAGGCGATCTGCGACCTGTACGCGAGCGGCGAACTGCTGCTGCACGCACGCCTGAGCCTTGGGCGCGCGCTGATCGGGTTCGGCGCCGCGGTCGCCATCGGTCTCCCGCTGGGGCTCGTGCTGGGGGGATGGTTCCCCCGCATCCAGACCGCCACCGAGCCCCTGCTGGAGCTTTTCGCCCAGGCGAACCCGGTGATACTCGCCCACATCATCATCTTCTTCCTGGGCATCGGCGAGGTGGCCAAGACCTTCATCATCGGCTGGCTCTGCCTGTGGCCCATCGTCTTCAGCAGCATCAGCGGCATCAGGAGCGTGGACGTGCCGGTACTGAAGGCGGCGCGTTCGCTGGGGCTCGGGCGCCGGCAGCTCTTTCTCAAGGTCGTGCTCCCTTCCGCCGCCCCTGCCATCTGCACCGGGCTGCGCCTCGCCTCCGGCTACGCCTTCATCATGCTGGTCGCCTCGGAAATGATGGGGGGGAGTAACGGCATCGGCTGGCTCATCGTGCAGAGTCAGGAGAACTACCACGTGACCCGCATCTTCGCCGGCGCGACCGTGCTCACCGCGCTCGCCGTGGCTGCGGATCTCTCCCTGAAGCTTGCGGAGAAGCGGTTCGTGGTCTGGGACGTGGCCCTCAGCGAGGACTATCTGAAGCTGGCACCCGTCAGGGGGGAGGAACCATGA
- a CDS encoding TlpA family protein disulfide reductase, translated as MRSLILAAALVVLIAGGVQAAGPRIGSQAPAFTLTDLSGAKVDSGRYRGKTTVLYFWNNLCGCTEQLIALRGFVGARKGTMNFVAINEGQKKEIIESVILSNGLPYQALSDRDLAVGRGSFGIKVLPTVFVVDGRGVVREKLIGILDNKKLESIIQRYL; from the coding sequence ATGAGAAGCCTCATTTTGGCAGCGGCGCTAGTGGTTCTCATTGCCGGCGGCGTACAGGCAGCTGGGCCGCGCATCGGCTCGCAGGCACCGGCCTTCACCCTGACGGACCTCTCAGGCGCCAAGGTCGATTCCGGACGTTACCGTGGCAAGACCACGGTCCTCTATTTCTGGAACAACCTGTGTGGCTGCACCGAGCAGCTGATCGCGCTGAGAGGGTTCGTTGGCGCCCGCAAGGGAACCATGAACTTCGTTGCCATAAACGAAGGGCAGAAGAAGGAGATCATCGAGAGCGTCATCCTGTCCAACGGGCTGCCGTACCAGGCACTCTCCGACCGCGACCTGGCGGTGGGGCGGGGGAGCTTCGGCATCAAGGTCCTGCCGACCGTGTTCGTGGTCGACGGTAGGGGAGTGGTGCGGGAGAAGCTGATCGGCATCCTCGACAACAAGAAGCTGGAGTCGATCATCCAGAGGTATCTGTGA
- a CDS encoding flavodoxin family protein — MKVVALLGSPRRRGNSSFLAERFLARAEGAGHRPVVHELGSLIYKGCVACYACKTGREDCAVRDDLTRVLADVAAADLLVLATPVYFGDVTSQLKAFIDRTFSYFTPDYRTAAAPSRLKPGKQLVFIQTQGNPDESTFADIFPKYAGFLRRNSFGAAHLVRARGVSAPDDAQKRQEILDQLDRVANEVFGAPHLPAGDGQVSW, encoded by the coding sequence ATGAAAGTTGTGGCACTTCTGGGAAGCCCCCGTCGCAGGGGAAACAGTTCCTTTCTGGCAGAGCGGTTCCTGGCACGGGCGGAGGGGGCCGGGCACAGGCCGGTGGTACATGAGCTCGGCAGCTTGATCTACAAGGGGTGCGTCGCCTGCTACGCCTGCAAGACGGGGAGGGAGGACTGCGCCGTGCGCGACGACCTGACCCGGGTTCTTGCCGACGTCGCAGCCGCTGACCTGCTGGTGCTGGCCACGCCGGTCTATTTCGGGGACGTCACCAGCCAGCTCAAGGCCTTCATCGACCGCACCTTTTCGTACTTCACGCCCGATTACCGCACCGCGGCCGCCCCGAGCCGCCTGAAGCCGGGGAAGCAGCTGGTCTTCATCCAGACCCAGGGGAATCCGGACGAATCCACCTTCGCCGACATCTTCCCCAAGTACGCCGGGTTTCTGAGGCGGAACAGCTTCGGCGCCGCCCACCTCGTCAGGGCGCGCGGCGTCTCCGCGCCTGACGACGCCCAGAAGCGCCAGGAAATCCTCGACCAGCTCGATCGGGTGGCCAATGAGGTGTTCGGCGCGCCCCACCTGCCGGCAGGTGACGGGCAGGTCAGCTGGTAG
- a CDS encoding nitrous oxide reductase accessory protein NosL has product MTKKTLFISFIITALLSSATLAMAAAGKPRKPGPTDKCAVCGMFVANYANFAAQVHLKDGKVLYFDGSKDLFRFYHEVPRYAPGRKAGDVAAVFVTGYYDATLIDGTTAFYVIGSDVAGPMGSELIPFAKEADAREFLKDHHGRKIVRFREVTPAVLAQVR; this is encoded by the coding sequence ATGACCAAAAAAACACTCTTCATCTCGTTCATCATCACCGCGCTCCTTTCGAGCGCCACCCTCGCCATGGCCGCTGCCGGCAAGCCCCGCAAGCCTGGCCCTACCGACAAGTGCGCCGTCTGCGGCATGTTCGTGGCGAACTACGCCAACTTCGCCGCGCAGGTCCACCTGAAGGACGGCAAGGTGCTCTACTTCGATGGCAGCAAGGACCTGTTCCGGTTCTACCACGAGGTGCCCCGGTACGCGCCGGGCAGGAAAGCGGGCGACGTCGCCGCCGTCTTCGTGACCGGCTATTACGACGCGACCCTCATCGACGGCACCACGGCCTTCTACGTGATCGGGAGCGATGTGGCCGGCCCCATGGGGAGCGAGCTGATCCCGTTCGCCAAGGAGGCGGACGCCAGGGAGTTCCTGAAGGACCACCACGGCAGGAAGATCGTCCGTTTCCGGGAAGTGACCCCGGCAGTGCTGGCCCAGGTGCGCTGA